In Aspergillus fumigatus Af293 chromosome 6, whole genome shotgun sequence, the genomic window TTCTCGTCAATAAACTTGGTCGCATGGACCGTCAACCCAGGAAGCCGCAACGAGAAATCTAAGTCACCGTCAGCCAGCGCCCATCGGCAAACCAAGGTGAACGAGGGTAGACCAACCATTGAAAACCAGATACGGATTCCCAAAATCCGCCGAATACACCCTTCCTGGCTCAAACACAAACTTCTgcctctcctcctcattctGGAACATCTTGCGCCGCTCCGCTACACCCTCGGGAATGCCCCTCTGCGCGCGTTCCTCCACGCCCGACCCATCAGCcccctcctcaacaaccACATCATGCACAGTCGGCACCTCATCATTCTTAGCAATCGTCTCCCCAATCCGGAACTGGTTCAGCGCGGCCACGGCGGGACTATACAAGTGTGGTTTATCCGCGTACGCGTCGCCGTCCATGGCCGGGTCGATGGTCCATTTGACGAGTTTCAGCGCGGCGTTGAAGCCCGGTGGAAGGCGGTCGCGGATGGGTCTGTCGAAGTCATTGCCGAAGATCAGGTCGTTGCTGTTGACGGGTTTCTTGAAGACAATGGCAAAGGAAATGGAGTATTGGTCGTTTCGGTGGAGGGGGTGCGAGAAGTAGGGGTGTGTTTTGGGAGAGTCGTCGGGGTAGCCTTGTTTCCTGATCGTGAGCCTCTTTTCCCCAAGGCGCCGCGGAGAGATGGAGGGGGGGATTGTTCGTGCTCACCGGTGAAGTTCTGGATCCGAACGCAGAGACTCACTGTCGCAAGGCCACTCTCGATTCGTAGTGTCTGGTCCCTGTTGACAGGTACGATCTTGTGGCTCTCTGGGTTGTACTCCGCTCCTGCTGTGACCTTGAGTCGGTACTTGTGAGCTTGGGTCCCACTAAACATCTTGAATGTTCAATTGCTTCTTCCATATGAATCCTGGTATAATCCTGGTATTACACATATATCAATCGCTGCATAAGTATACGT contains:
- a CDS encoding DUF1769 domain-containing protein translates to MFSGTQAHKYRLKVTAGAEYNPESHKIVPVNRDQTLRIESGLATVSLCVRIQNFTGYPDDSPKTHPYFSHPLHRNDQYSISFAIVFKKPVNSNDLIFGNDFDRPIRDRLPPGFNAALKLVKWTIDPAMDGDAYADKPHLYSPAVAALNQFRIGETIAKNDEVPTVHDVVVEEGADGSGVEERAQRGIPEGVAERRKMFQNEEERQKFVFEPGRVYSADFGNPYLVFNDFSLRLPGLTVHATKFIDEKNHDLRYVLKNRETGEVYFVVLFTLILLDMEKEPEVKERSKQEIQEGTGKHGENEGKLGKFEWEPEPSAGDVE